Proteins found in one Salmo salar chromosome ssa26, Ssal_v3.1, whole genome shotgun sequence genomic segment:
- the LOC106592252 gene encoding E3 ubiquitin-protein ligase MARCHF3: MAPSVAAMTPEQLLDPQVCSPVGEVKVLPEEERGEESDPCPQEVMDYYGHSPSMTHSPSTDSLSSEGPFCRICHEGGGVGELLSPCECAGTLAMVHRGCLEHWLTASNSSRCELCHHQYSLERLPKPLTEWLGSPAMQHQRRTLCGDVICFLFITPLASLSGWLCVQGAMDLYFSNSMEAVGLMVLTLALFTIYCFWTVVSLRYHIHLFRTWKQTDQRVRLQIPRPARTMHTHHTLNLSFLSKDTRKETVV, encoded by the exons ATGGCCCCCTCTGTAGCAGCCATGACCCCAGAGCAGCTCCTGGACCCGCAGGTATGCAGTCCTGTAGGTGAAGTGAAGGTCTTGCCTGAGGAGGAACGAGGGGAGGAGTCTGACCCCTGTCCCCAGGAAGTGATGGACTACTATGGCCACTCCCCCTCAATGACTCACAGCCCCAGCACCGACAG TCTTAGCAGTGAGGGGCCATTCTGTCGTATCTGCCACGAGGGAGGGGGTGTCGGGGAGCTGCTCTCCCCCTGTGAGTGTGCAGGGACGCTGGCCATGGTCCACCGGGGCTGCCTGGAACACTGGCTCACTGCCTCCAACAGCAGCCGCTGTGAACTCTGCCACCACCAGTACTCCCTGGAGAGACTGCCCAAGCCACTCACTGAG tGGCTGGGCTCACCAGCCATGCAGCATCAGAGACGGACGCTCTGCGGGGACGTCATCTGCTTCCTCTTCATCACGCCGCTGGCTAGCCTATCAGGATGGCTGTGTGTGCAGGGTGCCATGGACCTGTATTTCAGTAACAGTATGGAGGCTGTTGGACTCATGGTGCTCACCCTGGCTCTCTTCACCATCTACTGCTTCTGGACTGTG GTGTCGCTGCGCTATCACATCCACCTGTTCAGGACGTGGaaacagacagaccagagagtcAGGCTACAGATCCCCCGACCAGCACGgaccatgcacacacaccacacactgaacCTCAGCTTCCTTAGCAAGGACACCAGAAAGGAAACTGTGGTGTAG